In Deltaproteobacteria bacterium, a single genomic region encodes these proteins:
- a CDS encoding GNAT family N-acetyltransferase, translating into MEVVLKELARDSVIKDRVLRKRARDCARISFTKHYVVFSDEKEIAYLAIDHMPGTDYLLLYEIFIKKEYRNKGIGSRVLARVESIAGELGYSKVALHAESFDKDIPKKSIENWYIKRGYSPSESLEKALEKIL; encoded by the coding sequence ATGGAAGTTGTACTTAAAGAACTGGCCCGGGATAGTGTTATAAAAGACAGGGTTTTGAGAAAAAGGGCCAGAGACTGTGCAAGAATAAGCTTTACGAAACATTATGTCGTTTTCAGTGATGAGAAGGAAATTGCCTATCTTGCAATAGACCATATGCCCGGAACGGATTATTTGCTTCTCTATGAGATATTTATCAAAAAAGAATACAGAAACAAAGGGATTGGTTCCCGGGTTCTGGCCAGGGTAGAAAGCATTGCCGGAGAACTCGGTTACAGTAAAGTGGCACTCCATGCGGAATCCTTTGATAAGGATATCCCTAAAAAATCGATTGAAAACTGGTATATTAAAAGGGGCTACAGCCCCTCAGAAAGTCTCGAAAAAGCGTTGGAAAAGATCCTGTAA
- a CDS encoding FMN-binding protein, protein MAIIRQKGHSQAIKLLPLLFITLLLSCASAPQLGGPVNKYNLNNGSYEGSYKNGPNKARVKVTIESNRIINVEIIQHWAWRGKKAEPIIVKRIVENQSTKVDAVTGATNSSNVIMNAAQIAIEKARVEK, encoded by the coding sequence ATGGCAATTATAAGGCAAAAAGGTCACTCTCAGGCAATCAAACTGCTACCCCTTCTTTTTATCACTCTCCTCTTAAGCTGTGCATCAGCTCCTCAACTTGGCGGGCCTGTAAACAAATATAACTTGAATAATGGAAGCTATGAAGGTAGCTATAAAAATGGCCCCAACAAGGCCAGAGTAAAGGTCACCATTGAAAGTAACAGGATTATTAATGTTGAAATCATTCAGCATTGGGCATGGCGGGGAAAAAAGGCGGAACCGATTATTGTGAAAAGGATAGTAGAAAATCAATCAACCAAAGTCGATGCCGTCACAGGAGCGACAAACAGCAGTAACGTTATTATGAATGCGGCGCAAATAGCAATTGAAAAAGCCCGGGTAGAAAAGTAA